A window of Brachybacterium fresconis contains these coding sequences:
- a CDS encoding MFS transporter: MHEPTRTTRPDQAARSSWTPMIGLFLAQVLMSFNVAALPISLGGMVEDFSVPPTVASSTIVVYGLAVAALVMTGAKLGQRIGWTLIFRCVLVVFAASSVAMILSPTVTWVIVGQLLAGAAAAIIVPALVALIAENYRGAQQATAVGSLGSARAFSGMSAFLIGGTLGTFVGWRPIFLITLALAVAVFVLSFSLRSDKGDSSVRIDLVASVLIGAAVVCLTLGFNNLNGWGLLQAEDGAPFSVLGLSPAPVLVVLGLVLGQLFFVWTRRRTAQGKVPLVDLGVLGSGRERSAVYAMFIIVSMEAAVNFTVPIYIQVVQGRTPLDTSLAMLPFNLTVFVTATLIIRFYNRFAPRTIALFSFALTTVALVWLSAVVTNNWETLPTILGLIVFGIGQGSLVTLVFNVLVTAAPKHLAGDVGSIRGTTQNLASAVGTAVMGAVLVMVLGAGIGRAVVEHPELPDELVAQVDLDQVNFVSNDELDEVLGRTTATEEQVEAAVELNEQQRLRTLKTGFLILAGISAVAALPASRLPKYVPGEIPDPDDS, from the coding sequence ATGCATGAGCCCACCCGGACCACCCGGCCCGACCAGGCCGCTCGATCCTCCTGGACACCGATGATCGGCCTGTTCCTGGCCCAGGTGCTGATGTCGTTCAACGTCGCGGCGCTGCCCATCTCCCTGGGCGGGATGGTCGAGGACTTCTCGGTGCCGCCGACGGTCGCCAGCTCCACCATCGTGGTCTACGGCCTTGCGGTGGCCGCCCTGGTGATGACGGGCGCGAAGCTCGGCCAGCGCATCGGCTGGACCCTCATCTTCCGCTGCGTCCTGGTCGTCTTCGCCGCCTCGTCGGTGGCGATGATCCTCTCCCCCACCGTGACCTGGGTGATCGTCGGCCAGCTGCTGGCAGGAGCGGCCGCGGCGATCATCGTGCCCGCGCTCGTCGCACTCATCGCGGAGAACTACCGCGGGGCGCAGCAGGCCACCGCGGTCGGCTCCCTGGGCTCGGCCCGCGCCTTCTCCGGCATGAGCGCCTTCCTGATCGGCGGCACCCTGGGCACCTTCGTCGGCTGGCGTCCGATCTTCCTCATCACCCTGGCGCTGGCGGTCGCGGTGTTCGTGCTCAGCTTCAGCCTGCGCTCCGACAAGGGGGACTCCTCGGTCCGGATCGACCTGGTCGCCTCGGTGCTGATCGGGGCGGCGGTGGTCTGCCTGACCCTGGGGTTCAACAATCTCAACGGCTGGGGGCTGCTGCAGGCGGAGGACGGCGCCCCGTTCTCGGTGCTGGGCCTCTCTCCGGCACCGGTGCTGGTGGTTCTCGGTCTCGTGCTCGGTCAGCTGTTCTTCGTCTGGACGCGCCGTCGGACGGCCCAGGGGAAGGTGCCCCTGGTGGATCTCGGCGTGCTGGGCAGCGGCCGGGAGCGTTCGGCGGTGTACGCGATGTTCATCATCGTCTCGATGGAGGCGGCCGTGAACTTCACGGTGCCGATCTACATCCAGGTGGTCCAGGGCCGCACCCCGCTGGACACCTCGCTGGCGATGCTGCCGTTCAACCTCACGGTGTTCGTCACCGCGACGTTGATCATCCGGTTCTACAACCGCTTCGCCCCCCGGACGATCGCGCTGTTCTCCTTCGCGCTGACCACGGTGGCGCTGGTCTGGCTCTCGGCCGTGGTGACCAACAACTGGGAGACGCTGCCGACGATCCTCGGCCTGATCGTGTTCGGCATCGGACAGGGATCCCTGGTCACCCTGGTGTTCAACGTGCTGGTCACGGCGGCCCCGAAGCACCTCGCCGGCGATGTCGGCTCGATCCGCGGCACCACCCAGAACCTGGCCTCGGCCGTCGGCACCGCGGTGATGGGCGCGGTGCTGGTGATGGTGCTCGGGGCGGGCATCGGGCGCGCCGTCGTGGAGCACCCGGAGCTGCCCGACGAGCTGGTCGCGCAGGTGGACCTCGACCAGGTGAACTTCGTCAGCAACGACGAGCTGGACGAGGTCCTCGGCCGCACCACCGCCACGGAGGAGCAGGTCGAGGCCGCCGTGGAGCTGAACGAACAGCAGCGCCTGCGCACCCTGAAGACGGGCTTCCTGATCCTCGCCGGGATCAGCGCGGTCGCGGCGCTGCCGGCCTCGCGCCTGCCGAAGTACGTCCCGGGCGAGATCCCCGACCCCGACGACAGCTGA
- the glsA gene encoding glutaminase A → MFETDVQDVPQEALTGSLPSESQIARLLHEAYARCAEVTTGEVADYIPALAEADPALFGLSLTEVDGTGHRVGDTAALFTIQSISKAFVLALVCEAIGHQEVHRVVGVNNTGLPFNSVIALELNDGNPMNPMVNAGAIATTALVPGATAEEKWWTLHEGLSRFAGRSLELDTRVLDSESASNHRNQGIADLLTSYDRLHADPAEMVDLYTRQCSLLVTADDLAVMGATLADGGINPVTGERVVSPEVCRDTLSVLAACGMYELSGEWLFEIGLPAKSGVSGGIVAIAPGKGALGAFSPPLDRAGNSVRGQRACAHLSRALGLNLFASRPHPAKDAEHA, encoded by the coding sequence GTGTTCGAAACCGATGTCCAGGACGTCCCCCAGGAAGCACTGACCGGCTCTCTTCCCTCCGAGTCGCAGATCGCCCGACTGCTCCACGAGGCGTACGCACGATGCGCCGAGGTCACCACGGGTGAGGTCGCCGATTACATCCCCGCCCTGGCCGAAGCCGACCCCGCTCTGTTCGGCCTGTCCCTGACCGAGGTCGACGGCACCGGGCACCGGGTCGGGGACACCGCCGCCCTCTTCACGATCCAGTCGATCTCCAAGGCCTTCGTCCTCGCGCTGGTGTGCGAGGCGATCGGGCACCAGGAGGTCCATCGGGTGGTCGGGGTGAACAACACCGGGCTGCCGTTCAACTCCGTCATCGCGCTCGAGCTGAACGACGGCAACCCCATGAACCCGATGGTCAACGCCGGCGCCATCGCCACCACGGCGCTGGTGCCGGGCGCCACCGCCGAGGAGAAGTGGTGGACGCTGCACGAGGGGCTCAGCCGCTTCGCCGGGCGCTCCCTCGAGCTCGACACTCGGGTGCTCGATTCCGAGTCCGCCTCGAACCATCGTAATCAGGGGATCGCGGACCTGCTGACCTCCTACGACCGTCTGCACGCCGATCCGGCGGAGATGGTCGACCTCTACACCCGCCAGTGCTCGCTGCTGGTGACGGCCGATGACCTCGCCGTCATGGGTGCCACCCTCGCCGACGGGGGCATCAACCCCGTGACCGGGGAGCGGGTCGTCTCCCCCGAGGTCTGCCGCGACACCCTGTCGGTCCTCGCCGCCTGCGGCATGTACGAGCTGTCCGGGGAATGGCTGTTCGAGATCGGCCTGCCCGCCAAGTCCGGGGTCTCCGGCGGCATCGTCGCGATCGCTCCCGGCAAGGGGGCGCTCGGCGCCTTCTCCCCTCCCCTGGATCGGGCCGGGAACAGCGTGCGCGGCCAACGGGCCTGCGCCCACCTCTCCCGCGCGCTCGGGCTGAACCTCTTCGCCTCCCGTCCCCACCCCGCAAAGGATGCAGAGCATGCATGA
- a CDS encoding DoxX family protein, with the protein MTGSEAPPATDSPATDAPEAPETDSYAVEKRIGRLAAVTLAWWAHGGVRLVLALVLMYYGGAKLVLGQFGLSGPGDALITQGEMSPMGLLWRMVAFSPLFQFLGGLAEFGAGLALLWRRTVPLGAAIGAASMSLVLVLNIGYDVMVKTPSLIYLILALIVLIPWMPRLARAFLGRGEIRRGPVPTLIPWRPADRVMTILGPLLAVVVAAVTLWAVAQMYPPRSTDESVPAGVWAVQEDTADPAAQLAEDTRWSAIAFGDTVSGGTSPVQLRRADGELVTGTYQRTGEGTVRLELHPLREEGQDIQEYLQQETRSLTLDLVEREDGTLHVTGEGQDLVLAPDESGSMLYERGFSWQIRPDDPFNR; encoded by the coding sequence ATGACTGGTTCCGAGGCCCCTCCCGCCACCGACAGCCCCGCCACCGATGCTCCTGAGGCCCCTGAAACGGACTCCTACGCCGTCGAGAAGCGGATCGGCCGGCTCGCCGCGGTGACGCTCGCCTGGTGGGCGCATGGGGGCGTGCGCCTGGTGCTGGCGCTGGTGCTGATGTATTACGGCGGGGCGAAGCTGGTGCTGGGTCAGTTCGGGCTCTCCGGTCCCGGCGACGCGCTGATCACCCAGGGCGAGATGAGCCCGATGGGACTGCTGTGGCGGATGGTCGCCTTCTCCCCGCTGTTCCAGTTCCTCGGGGGTCTGGCGGAGTTCGGGGCGGGCCTGGCGCTGCTGTGGCGGCGCACGGTGCCGCTCGGCGCGGCGATCGGCGCTGCCTCCATGTCGTTGGTGCTGGTGCTGAACATCGGCTACGACGTGATGGTCAAGACCCCGTCGCTGATCTACCTGATCCTCGCGCTGATCGTGCTGATCCCCTGGATGCCGCGGCTGGCCCGGGCGTTCCTCGGCCGCGGCGAGATCCGCCGCGGCCCGGTCCCCACCCTGATCCCCTGGCGCCCGGCCGACCGGGTGATGACCATCCTCGGCCCCCTCCTCGCCGTCGTCGTGGCGGCGGTGACCCTGTGGGCCGTCGCCCAGATGTATCCCCCGCGCAGCACCGACGAGTCGGTCCCGGCCGGCGTGTGGGCCGTGCAGGAGGACACCGCGGACCCGGCCGCGCAGCTCGCCGAGGACACCCGGTGGAGCGCGATCGCCTTCGGCGACACGGTCTCCGGCGGCACCTCCCCCGTGCAGCTGCGCCGAGCGGACGGCGAGCTGGTGACGGGGACCTACCAGCGCACCGGGGAGGGCACCGTCCGGCTCGAACTGCACCCGCTGCGTGAGGAGGGCCAGGACATCCAGGAGTACCTCCAGCAGGAGACGCGCTCGCTCACCCTCGACCTCGTCGAGCGGGAGGACGGGACGCTGCACGTGACCGGGGAGGGCCAGGACCTGGTGCTCGCCCCCGACGAATCCGGATCGATGCTGTACGAGCGCGGCTTCAGCTGGCAGATCCGCCCGGATGATCCCTTCAACCGGTGA
- a CDS encoding arylsulfatase, with product MSRPNIILVCVDEMRADAMGVAGNEHIDTPNLDDLARGGYRFTRAYTATPTCVPARVALFTGMSQERHGRYGYREGISFPDAYPVTLQSTLGAAGYQTYGVGKMHVFPDRARCGFDEVLLHDGFLHTSRRLSRGPSAAIDDYVEFLRRETGDPRADYQETGIGCNAMTARPWEREERLHPTRWVADESFRFLERRDPSRPFFLYMSFHRPHAPFDPPAWLWKKYRGREIPPRPLGDWVSRFDEHRRDHGSEAEFGAQKESTHQQVRAGYYGSIEFIDLQLNRLRETLSDHDLTQDTVIVFVSDHGDMMGDHDMYRKSVGYEGSARIPLVLHVPPRLREGWGAPGEVGTITELRDVMPTLLDLAGVEVPDGVDGQSLRPATAGAAGREHLHGEHLISSLGRHSMQWIRSQRHKYLWFSGDGHEQLFDLEDDPQELHDLAGDPAHEAELARHRALLVDALRDREEGFVDGEELVPGRPLVSEAAWVREHAML from the coding sequence ATGAGCCGACCGAACATCATCCTGGTCTGCGTCGACGAGATGCGGGCCGACGCCATGGGCGTCGCCGGCAACGAGCACATCGACACCCCGAACCTCGACGACCTCGCGCGCGGCGGCTACCGCTTCACCCGCGCCTACACGGCGACCCCCACCTGCGTGCCCGCCCGGGTGGCCCTGTTCACCGGGATGTCGCAGGAGAGGCACGGGCGCTACGGGTACCGGGAGGGCATCTCCTTCCCCGACGCCTACCCCGTCACGCTCCAGTCCACGCTCGGAGCGGCCGGCTACCAGACCTACGGCGTCGGCAAGATGCACGTCTTCCCCGACCGGGCCCGCTGCGGCTTCGACGAGGTGCTGCTGCACGACGGCTTCCTGCACACCTCCCGGCGGCTGAGCCGGGGCCCGTCGGCCGCGATCGACGACTACGTCGAGTTCCTGCGGCGGGAGACCGGGGACCCGCGGGCCGACTACCAAGAGACCGGGATCGGCTGCAACGCGATGACCGCGCGGCCCTGGGAGCGCGAGGAGCGGCTGCACCCCACGCGGTGGGTGGCCGATGAGTCCTTCCGCTTCCTCGAGCGCCGCGACCCCTCCCGCCCGTTCTTCCTGTACATGTCCTTCCACCGCCCGCACGCACCCTTCGACCCGCCGGCCTGGCTGTGGAAGAAGTACCGCGGCCGCGAGATCCCGCCCAGGCCGCTCGGGGACTGGGTCTCCCGCTTCGACGAGCACCGCCGCGACCACGGCTCCGAGGCCGAGTTCGGGGCGCAGAAGGAGTCGACGCACCAGCAGGTGCGGGCCGGGTACTACGGCTCGATCGAGTTCATCGACCTGCAGCTGAACCGGCTGCGCGAGACGCTGTCGGACCACGATCTGACCCAGGACACGGTGATCGTGTTCGTCTCCGACCACGGCGACATGATGGGCGACCACGACATGTACCGGAAGTCGGTGGGCTACGAGGGATCCGCCCGCATCCCCCTGGTGCTGCACGTGCCGCCGCGGCTGCGCGAGGGCTGGGGCGCCCCCGGCGAGGTGGGGACGATCACCGAGCTGCGCGACGTGATGCCGACGCTGCTGGACCTGGCCGGCGTCGAGGTGCCGGACGGCGTGGACGGACAGAGCCTGCGTCCGGCCACCGCCGGCGCGGCGGGGCGCGAGCACCTCCACGGCGAGCACCTGATCAGCTCGCTGGGCCGCCACTCGATGCAATGGATCCGCTCGCAGCGGCACAAGTACCTGTGGTTCTCCGGGGACGGCCACGAGCAGCTGTTCGACCTCGAGGACGATCCGCAGGAGCTGCACGACCTCGCCGGCGACCCGGCCCACGAGGCCGAGCTCGCCCGCCACCGCGCGCTGCTGGTGGATGCGCTGCGCGACCGCGAGGAAGGGTTCGTCGACGGCGAGGAGTTGGTGCCGGGTCGTCCCCTGGTCTCCGAAGCGGCCTGGGTGCGCGAGCACGCGATGCTCTGA
- a CDS encoding SPFH domain-containing protein — MEGVVIFLIIAVVVIVVLIVLGALLFGGLRTSLMFTVHSREAVIVERFGKFRRVAQAGLNFKAPFIDNTTRPISLRVQQLEVNIESKTKDNVFVTVPVAVQYVIKEEMVVDAYYKLSNPEAQIRSYVFDTVRSALSGLELDQAFESKDDIAYSVEQTLSTRMADFGFSIINTLVQDISPDSRVRDSMNSINAAQRDRVAAQSLAEADKIKRVTQAEAEAESKRLQGEGVAAQRKAIALGIAEQYEMLRKVGIENTAEQLLLMTQYFDTMQDVARNGRSNVLYLPSNPGSVSSMGEEIRTAMLQAQAAHEADKDGEADEARISAEQLREQEQERAERKRAEAEHRSRDAQREAQRSADNTPPWAHPGSGNQG; from the coding sequence ATGGAAGGCGTCGTCATCTTCCTGATCATCGCCGTCGTCGTCATCGTCGTGCTGATCGTCCTGGGAGCACTGCTGTTCGGCGGTCTGCGCACATCGCTGATGTTCACGGTCCACTCCCGCGAGGCGGTGATCGTCGAGAGGTTCGGCAAGTTCCGCCGCGTCGCGCAGGCCGGCCTGAACTTCAAGGCACCGTTCATCGACAACACCACCCGGCCGATCTCATTGCGCGTCCAGCAGCTCGAGGTCAACATCGAGTCCAAGACGAAGGACAACGTGTTCGTGACCGTCCCGGTGGCGGTGCAGTACGTGATCAAGGAGGAGATGGTCGTCGACGCGTACTACAAGCTGTCGAACCCTGAGGCGCAGATCCGCTCCTACGTGTTCGACACCGTGCGCTCGGCCCTGTCCGGCCTCGAGCTCGATCAGGCCTTCGAGTCCAAGGACGACATCGCCTACAGCGTCGAGCAGACGCTCTCCACCCGGATGGCGGACTTCGGCTTCAGCATCATCAACACCCTGGTCCAGGACATCTCCCCGGACTCGCGGGTGCGCGATTCGATGAACTCCATCAACGCCGCCCAGCGCGACCGCGTCGCGGCGCAGTCCCTGGCCGAGGCCGACAAGATCAAGCGCGTCACCCAGGCCGAGGCGGAGGCCGAGTCCAAGCGCCTCCAGGGTGAGGGCGTCGCCGCGCAGCGCAAGGCGATCGCCCTGGGCATCGCGGAGCAGTACGAGATGCTGCGCAAGGTCGGCATCGAGAACACCGCCGAGCAGCTGCTGCTGATGACGCAGTACTTCGACACCATGCAGGACGTGGCCCGCAACGGCCGGTCCAACGTGCTGTACCTGCCCTCGAACCCCGGCTCCGTCTCCAGCATGGGCGAGGAGATCCGCACCGCCATGCTGCAGGCGCAGGCCGCGCACGAGGCGGACAAGGACGGCGAGGCCGACGAAGCCCGCATCTCCGCCGAGCAGCTGCGCGAGCAGGAGCAGGAGCGTGCGGAGCGCAAGCGCGCCGAGGCCGAGCATCGCAGCCGCGACGCGCAGCGGGAGGCCCAGCGGTCGGCGGACAACACCCCGCCGTGGGCGCATCCGGGATCCGGCAACCAGGGCTGA
- a CDS encoding glutathione peroxidase produces MDATTFHDFHATTIDGERQELSAYRGQLVLVVNTATQCAFTPQFRGLQALQDRFGGQRFTVLGFPSDQFHQDPGSDQETRDACAATYDITFPLFAKSDVNGEDALPLWRWLREQKAGVMGGRIAWNFTKFLIAPDGRVLRRWAPPVPPARIAGRIESELGLR; encoded by the coding sequence ATGGACGCCACCACCTTCCACGACTTCCACGCCACGACCATCGACGGGGAGCGCCAGGAGCTGAGCGCCTACCGCGGGCAGCTCGTGCTGGTCGTCAACACCGCGACCCAGTGCGCGTTCACGCCGCAGTTCCGCGGGCTGCAGGCCCTCCAGGACCGCTTCGGCGGGCAGCGATTCACGGTGCTGGGCTTCCCCTCGGACCAGTTCCATCAGGATCCCGGCAGCGACCAGGAGACCCGCGACGCCTGCGCCGCCACCTACGACATCACCTTCCCGCTGTTCGCCAAGAGCGACGTCAACGGCGAGGACGCTCTCCCGCTGTGGCGGTGGCTGCGCGAGCAGAAGGCCGGGGTGATGGGCGGGCGCATCGCGTGGAACTTCACCAAGTTCCTCATCGCGCCCGACGGCCGGGTGCTGCGCCGGTGGGCCCCGCCGGTGCCTCCGGCCCGGATCGCCGGCCGGATCGAGTCGGAGCTGGGCCTGCGCTGA
- a CDS encoding PfkB family carbohydrate kinase has product MSRVLHTAQALVDVVVEVPALPPPGGNTNATSETRYAGGAATILVAAARTGARAVHGGAHGTGPNGDLVRSVLAADGVAVSAAPRPDSDTGSCLVFVEPSAQRSFVTIYGAEREITAASLATLAPEPGDLLCVSGYSLFDPTREPLLEFLETLPDGVEVVLDPGEPFASFDREVQDRVLERTTVWTSNADEARALTGLDAPEDTPEALRRRIGSHAAVIVRDGERGCIVFHHGRGTEIPAFPQRAVDTNGAGDTHTGVLLAERALGADWESAATRANAAAAIAVTRKGPESAPTRAEVDAFLA; this is encoded by the coding sequence ATGTCCCGCGTGCTCCACACCGCCCAGGCGCTCGTCGACGTCGTGGTCGAGGTGCCCGCCCTGCCGCCTCCGGGAGGGAACACCAATGCCACCAGCGAGACCCGCTACGCCGGCGGGGCGGCCACGATCCTGGTCGCCGCCGCCCGCACCGGGGCCCGCGCCGTCCACGGCGGCGCGCACGGCACCGGCCCGAACGGAGACCTGGTGCGCTCGGTGCTCGCGGCCGACGGGGTCGCCGTCTCCGCTGCGCCGCGTCCGGACTCCGACACCGGGTCCTGCCTCGTGTTCGTCGAGCCGTCCGCGCAGCGCAGCTTCGTGACGATCTACGGCGCCGAGCGCGAGATCACCGCCGCTTCCCTCGCGACTCTCGCCCCGGAACCGGGCGACCTTCTGTGCGTCTCCGGCTACAGCCTGTTCGACCCCACCCGCGAGCCGCTGCTGGAGTTCCTGGAGACCCTGCCCGACGGCGTCGAGGTGGTGCTCGACCCCGGTGAGCCCTTCGCCTCCTTCGACCGCGAGGTGCAGGACCGGGTGCTCGAGCGCACCACCGTGTGGACCTCGAACGCCGACGAGGCGCGCGCCCTGACCGGGCTGGACGCCCCCGAGGACACTCCGGAGGCGCTGCGGCGCCGCATCGGCAGCCACGCCGCGGTCATCGTGCGCGACGGGGAGCGCGGCTGCATCGTGTTCCACCACGGCCGCGGCACCGAGATCCCCGCCTTCCCGCAGCGGGCCGTGGACACCAACGGCGCCGGCGACACCCACACCGGCGTGCTGCTGGCCGAGCGGGCGCTCGGCGCGGACTGGGAGTCGGCGGCCACGCGGGCCAACGCCGCCGCCGCGATCGCCGTGACGCGCAAGGGCCCCGAGAGCGCACCCACCCGCGCCGAGGTGGATGCCTTCCTGGCGTGA
- a CDS encoding penicillin-binding transpeptidase domain-containing protein: protein MSSVRARSRRGPVIVIVALVAIAALVVGVLMWRDRFGDGAEEAEALAEAVATGDFAEVPLVDRSAEEAATERERVLGQMLEATGEPPQVELADAGGVEDGVRTATLEWTWTLPHEAGTWSYTTQATLQRTEEGWAAQLDPAVLGPDLAAGEHMEVEAVQPQLGSVVGRDGTALYGPHAVRVLGLDKTQLEEDSQEDAARELAGLLGIDADRYVQTVAGYGPEAFVPALTVREDDLGDYPLEQAGDITGYRAMEQTQPLAVERGYAPGVLGSLREASQEDIEGSDGEIAAGDLVATGGVVAARRDALVGQKGVVVRAVDDEEGTRRELHRVEATDGSDVQITLDRQMQRLATEAVADQDSPSAVIALQPSTGDVLAAGLGPTGQSYPVGLVGRYAPGSTFKAVTSLALLREGLTPDTTVQCPETATVEGVTFKNADSLDPSLFGPMPLRDAIAHSCNTAMLLQHDVVSQPALAEAATTLGSGQEAPEGLDAFMGSVPPEDEGAQHAAALMGQGRVQASPLSMAVVLASIQQGHTVHPRILADDESGPVEVDQPLTEEETTQLQGLLRGVVTRGSLDDFADMPGEPVIGKTGTAEWTDENGELKLHSWVMVAQGDLVVVAFVEDGSYGSTTAGPIAREVLEGAHGG from the coding sequence ATGAGTTCAGTGCGCGCCCGGTCCCGCCGAGGCCCCGTCATCGTCATCGTCGCCCTCGTCGCGATCGCGGCACTCGTGGTCGGCGTCCTGATGTGGCGGGACCGCTTCGGCGACGGAGCGGAGGAGGCCGAGGCGCTCGCCGAGGCGGTGGCCACCGGGGACTTCGCCGAGGTGCCGCTGGTGGACCGCTCCGCCGAGGAGGCGGCGACGGAGCGCGAGCGGGTGCTGGGGCAGATGCTCGAGGCGACGGGGGAGCCGCCGCAGGTGGAGCTGGCCGATGCCGGCGGCGTCGAGGACGGGGTGCGCACCGCCACCCTGGAATGGACCTGGACCCTCCCGCACGAGGCAGGGACCTGGAGCTACACCACGCAGGCGACGCTGCAGCGCACCGAGGAGGGGTGGGCGGCGCAGCTCGACCCCGCCGTGCTCGGCCCCGATCTCGCCGCCGGCGAGCACATGGAGGTTGAGGCGGTCCAGCCGCAGCTGGGCAGCGTCGTCGGCCGTGACGGCACGGCGCTGTACGGCCCGCACGCCGTGCGCGTGCTCGGCCTCGACAAGACCCAGCTCGAGGAGGACAGCCAGGAGGACGCGGCCCGCGAGCTCGCCGGGCTCCTCGGCATCGACGCGGACCGCTACGTGCAGACCGTCGCCGGCTACGGCCCCGAAGCCTTCGTCCCGGCGCTGACAGTCCGCGAGGACGACCTCGGGGACTACCCGCTCGAGCAGGCCGGGGACATCACCGGCTACCGCGCGATGGAGCAGACGCAGCCTCTCGCTGTCGAACGCGGCTACGCCCCCGGGGTGCTCGGGTCCCTGCGCGAGGCCTCGCAGGAGGATATCGAGGGATCCGACGGCGAGATCGCGGCCGGGGACCTGGTCGCCACCGGCGGCGTCGTCGCCGCGCGGCGGGACGCGCTGGTCGGCCAGAAGGGCGTGGTCGTCCGGGCGGTCGACGACGAGGAAGGGACCCGGCGCGAGCTGCACCGGGTGGAGGCGACCGACGGCAGCGACGTGCAGATCACCCTCGACCGCCAGATGCAGCGCCTGGCCACCGAGGCGGTCGCCGACCAGGACTCCCCGAGCGCGGTGATCGCCCTGCAGCCCTCCACGGGGGACGTGCTCGCCGCAGGCCTCGGACCGACGGGGCAGTCCTACCCGGTCGGGCTCGTCGGCCGGTACGCCCCCGGCTCGACCTTCAAGGCTGTGACCTCCCTGGCCCTGCTGCGCGAGGGCCTCACCCCGGACACCACCGTGCAGTGCCCCGAGACGGCGACCGTCGAGGGAGTCACCTTCAAGAACGCCGACTCGCTGGATCCGAGCCTGTTCGGGCCGATGCCGCTGCGCGACGCGATCGCGCATTCCTGCAACACCGCGATGCTGCTCCAGCATGATGTCGTCTCCCAGCCTGCGCTCGCCGAGGCCGCGACCACCTTGGGCAGCGGCCAGGAGGCTCCGGAGGGGCTGGACGCGTTCATGGGCTCGGTGCCCCCAGAGGACGAGGGCGCCCAGCACGCCGCGGCGCTGATGGGGCAGGGCCGCGTGCAGGCCTCACCGCTGTCCATGGCCGTCGTGCTCGCGAGCATCCAGCAGGGCCACACCGTCCACCCCCGGATCCTCGCCGACGACGAGTCCGGTCCGGTCGAGGTGGATCAGCCGCTGACCGAGGAGGAGACCACCCAGCTGCAGGGCCTGCTGCGCGGCGTCGTCACCCGGGGCAGCCTCGACGACTTCGCCGACATGCCGGGCGAGCCGGTGATCGGCAAGACCGGCACCGCCGAGTGGACCGATGAGAACGGCGAGCTGAAGCTGCACTCCTGGGTGATGGTCGCCCAGGGGGACCTGGTCGTGGTCGCCTTCGTCGAGGACGGCAGCTACGGCTCGACGACCGCCGGGCCGATCGCCCGCGAGGTGCTCGAGGGCGCCCACGGCGGGTGA
- a CDS encoding nucleoside deaminase has product MSTPAESDLLARAVDLATANVAEDGGPFGAVLATADGQLFDGVNRVTSAHDPTAHAEVQALRAACAQLQTHELPGAVLYASCEPCPMCLASALWARVGRVVFAAGRDDAARAGFDDAAFYEYFETPGHRALLPTVQSRSAQAAAPFDAWRLHEGRTDY; this is encoded by the coding sequence ATGAGCACTCCTGCCGAGTCCGATCTGCTCGCCCGCGCCGTCGACCTCGCCACCGCCAACGTCGCCGAGGACGGCGGTCCCTTCGGCGCTGTCCTGGCCACGGCCGACGGGCAGCTGTTCGACGGCGTCAATCGGGTCACCTCGGCCCATGATCCGACCGCGCACGCCGAGGTGCAGGCGCTCCGGGCGGCCTGCGCGCAGCTGCAGACCCACGAGCTGCCGGGCGCCGTCCTCTACGCCAGCTGCGAGCCGTGCCCCATGTGCCTGGCCTCGGCGCTGTGGGCCCGGGTGGGCCGAGTGGTGTTCGCCGCCGGCCGGGACGATGCCGCCCGGGCCGGCTTCGACGACGCGGCGTTCTACGAGTACTTCGAGACTCCCGGCCACCGGGCGCTGCTGCCCACCGTCCAGTCCCGGAGCGCGCAGGCCGCAGCGCCGTTCGACGCCTGGCGGCTCCACGAGGGGCGCACCGACTACTGA